The Vicia villosa cultivar HV-30 ecotype Madison, WI linkage group LG1, Vvil1.0, whole genome shotgun sequence genome includes a region encoding these proteins:
- the LOC131644612 gene encoding uncharacterized protein LOC131644612, which produces MDREEYLRKCSNMKCQRVQVDESYVPSLQDDEMEIEHLLEEPRSDHVSLDGSLASDTALNDKNDLELEVLDGFLDEGFLDDVDINDLEGTDGFTDVSGGYFLDFDFAKVELLGSGAYEDSLLENSNSESQSPGLSGSSTVGGISESAKAPNSTQSECKIESLDETVTNDTHGVFRNNPSQPSNVGCMYNISLDIQHLHELNNGYPLGGSILSCKTENVTVENCQSAPPRAKRFRKPTKRYIEESSNSRSKEKVPTTGAKNKRRSLSLCNELHTKMKGLKNIPSEKSSNGNSEVTLTELQCCKKLPKKEEFEYDNEPFSSEEFEDEFEEEFEDERSPPKRSRSKDRRKHQRMWTTAEVTKLVDGISEYGVGRWTDIQRFLFSASGYRTPTDIRDKWRNLLRASSAQKFIQKEDEENDKISPRSLPFSVASRVLELAKIHPYPKRRNSKRSSDSQVGSSVTASQSSGSSISLGRRNVRRKKCT; this is translated from the exons ATGGATCGGGAAGAATATCTGCGGAAGTGTTCCAATATGAAATGCCAAAGA GTTCAGGTAGATGAATCATACGTGCCTTCCCTTCAAGATGATGAAATGGAAATTGAGCATTTGCTTGAAGAACCTAGAAGTGATCACGTTTCATTGGATG GCAGTTTAGCTTCTGACACAGCTTTGAATGACAAGAATGATTTGGAACTGGAG GTCCTTGATGGATTCCTGGACGAGGGATTCCTGGATGATGTTGACATCAACGATCTTGAAGGAACTGATGGTTTCACCGATGTATCTGGAGGGTATTTCTTAG ATTTTGATTTTGCCAAAGTTGAGTTACTAGGCTCTGGTGCTTATGAAGACTCACTtttggaaaattcaaattcgGAAAGTCAATCTCCCGGATTAAGTGGAAGTAGCACCGTTGGTGGGATATCAGAATCAGCAAAAGCACCCAATAGTACACAATCTGAATGCAAAATTGAATCTCTAGATGAGACAGTCACCAATGATACACATGGTGTCTTCAGGAACAATCCAAGTCAACCATCAAATGTAGGTTGCATGTACAACATTTCACTTGATATACAGCATCTGCATGAGCTGAATAATGGTTATCCTTTAGGTGGCAGTATATTGTCTTGTAAGACAGAAAATGTTACTGTTGAGAATTGCCAATCTGCTCCACCTAGAGCGAAGAGATTCCGAAAGCCTACTAAGAGGTATATTGAAGAATCTTCAAATTCGAGGTCAAAAGAAAAAGTACCAACTACAGGTGCAAAAAACAAAAGACGGAGTCTGTCATTATGTAATGAACTTCATACAAAAATgaaaggattgaagaatattccaagtgaAAAGTCTAGTAATGGCAATAGTGAAGTAACTCTTACCGAGTTGCAATGCTGCAAGAAGCTGCCAAAGAAAGAG GAATTTGAGTATGACAATGAGCCTTTTTCCTCGGAGGAGTTTGAGGATGAGTTTGAGGAAGAATTTGAGGATGAACGTTCGCCACCAAAAAGAAGTAGATCAAAAGATCGAAGAAAGCATCAAAGGATGTGGACAACCGCTGAAGTGACGAAGTTGGTTGATGGCATATCTGAATATGGAGTTGGTCGATGGACTGATATACAGAGGTTTTTGTTTTCTGCTTCAGGCTACCGAACTCCTACAGATATCAGG GACAAGTGGCGTAACCTTCTCCGAGCCAGTTCTGCACAGAAATTCATTCAGAAAGAG GATGAGGAAAACGACAAGATTTCCCCGCGTTCCTTACCTTTCAGTGTGGCAAGCCGAGTGCTGGAATTGGCTAAAATTCACCCATACCCAAAGCGACGAAACTCAAAGAGATCGTCTGATAGCCAAGTCGGCTCTTCTGTCACAGCCAGTCAAAGCAGTGGTTCTTCTATTAGTCTTGGCAGAAGAAATGTCCGTAGGAAGAAGTGTACTTAG